The nucleotide window GTTAGAGCACTCTCACTCACGCCCGGCTCTTGCGCTCGAATAAGCGTGACTGAAGCTTCAAAACGCATCCGTTTTTCCCGTCGTCCATCCCTGTTGACCATGTCAGCGCTATCTCCCTATCTGGCTTGTAGTGGTCTGGACGAAATAGGCTGCGCTAGCAACGATCTATGCTGTTTTTGCTCATACATGGCACGGTCTGCCTGGACCAAAAGCTGCCGAATCGATGTTTTGCTTCGGGGATTCAAACGTGCCATTCCAAAGCTAAATGAGAGTTTATAACGCGCTTCTTTCGCATTGAGTTTCTTTGAGTTTTCCAGCAGTCGGGCAGTAATGGCAGCCTCGCCGTGATCGGATGCCTCGATTGCCAGGGCCGCAAACTCGTCTCCGCCGAAACGAGCAACCACATCAGAGTCACGAAACGTCTGTGACAAAATTTTGCCGGTACGCACCAACGCCATGTCGCCTTCCGCATGGCCCCAAGCGTCATTGATACGCTTCATGCCGTCCACGTCACCAAAAAACAGCAGCAATCCGTATCCGGACCGGCGAGCGAGTTTTAACTGTCGTTCTGCAAGGGCCAGAAAGCCACGGCGGTTATACAAACCTGTTAGTTCGTCGGTGAGTGCAATACCCCCAAGTTTTTCGCGCAGTATGGACTGCTTAATCGCACAACGAATCGCCTGCAGCAGGAGATCGCCGGAAGATTTGATGGAAGTAACATTTCCGGCCCCGGCATCCAAGGCTGCCGTGACTCCGCTAAGAAGTGCTGCTAAGTCCCGGTTTGCCTCGTTCAGGATTGGTTTTAAAAGGTCATCCGACGCGAGAATATCGCGAGAAAGATCAGGCAGCGTAATCCCCAGAGCAAAGTTCGTTTTGTGGTCGAAAATCTTACTAAGAACTTCGGCTTCTAACTGTTGTGCATGTGGTTCTTTCCATTTTGGCCAATCCTGAAAGTGCTTGCTAGTTTTCGATTCCATGGAGTCCCTCAGTTCCTGGCCAGATCATTGCAAAGCCTTGCCAAACATTTCCGGAATGGACGAGCCGCCGGGCCCCAGCTGTAAATCTGGAGCTTTACTCCAAGTTTGTCAGAGAGTCTTCTTCCTACCCGGATAACAATCCATTCAATTTCTAGAGGGTGCTTCCTTCCCACAGGATGTTGCCGTGTTCCCCCTTGTACTCTGGTGGTAAGCCGCTTCAGTAAGAGAGGGAGGGTTGTTTTTCCTGCGGCGGCTCCCAATGTGACGCGCACAGAGCATAGCCCCGAAGCCGGGGCAAATATACCGGTGAATACCTGATTTTATAAGGTGGAATTCTTGAAAAGTGACGCCAAGGTATTCCCCTTGGCCTGTCGGTCATGGCTGAACCAGGTATTCCCCCTGGCCTATCGGTCAGGGTTGGACCAGACCCCGGCGAATGGCGTAGCGAACCAGGCTCGCGGTTTCATGAATATCGAGCTTCTGCATGAGTCTCGATCTGTGCGACTCGGCGGTTTTTATGCTGATTCCCAGCAGGGTAGCGACTTCTTTACTCGACTTCCCTTCTCCAACCAATTGGAGAACCTGCCGCTCACGAGATGTAAGAGGATCAGCCGAGAGCTGTGTCTTGGAGAGATAAGCCCCAACCACAGCACCTGAGACACTCGGACTGAGGTAGACCTCTCCCCGGCAAACTTGTTGAATTGCTTTCACCAGATCGCTGGCCACCTGACTCTTCAGTACGTACCCTTTCACTCCGGCTTGCAAAGCTTCGGTGACATACTGATCTTCGTCGTGCCGTGTGAGAAGAATGATTTTGATCTTGGGAGAAGATTTTCGCAGTTCTCGGGCGGCGTCAATGCCGTTGAGGACC belongs to Terriglobales bacterium and includes:
- a CDS encoding response regulator transcription factor, yielding MPIRVLLADNHALVRQGVKSLLERDGFQITGEAADGREMLHLAQKLQFDVAIIDISMPVLNGIDAARELRKSSPKIKIILLTRHDEDQYVTEALQAGVKGYVLKSQVASDLVKAIQQVCRGEVYLSPSVSGAVVGAYLSKTQLSADPLTSRERQVLQLVGEGKSSKEVATLLGISIKTAESHRSRLMQKLDIHETASLVRYAIRRGLVQP
- a CDS encoding GGDEF domain-containing protein, which translates into the protein MESKTSKHFQDWPKWKEPHAQQLEAEVLSKIFDHKTNFALGITLPDLSRDILASDDLLKPILNEANRDLAALLSGVTAALDAGAGNVTSIKSSGDLLLQAIRCAIKQSILREKLGGIALTDELTGLYNRRGFLALAERQLKLARRSGYGLLLFFGDVDGMKRINDAWGHAEGDMALVRTGKILSQTFRDSDVVARFGGDEFAALAIEASDHGEAAITARLLENSKKLNAKEARYKLSFSFGMARLNPRSKTSIRQLLVQADRAMYEQKQHRSLLAQPISSRPLQAR